A stretch of the Actinomycetota bacterium genome encodes the following:
- the rsgA gene encoding ribosome small subunit-dependent GTPase A — protein sequence MTADSPLVLRVAGPLAEVTDASGTREVRLAPRLPGGPPVAGDHVVVDDTGTQGIVREILPRRTVLERVGSGGRVRAVVANADLLVVVAAVAEPPLVPRLIDRYAVAAVAGGLDLAVVLTKHDLPHDADAVAAVVARQRAAGHAVLIGSALDPSLVAQVRELIDGRIAALAGHSGVGKSTLTSALTGVPRAVGEVSDRLGSGRHTTTDPRLIPLPAGGAVVDTAGVRSFWLPPMGPAQIAAGFPDIADAAARCRFLDCRHMGDAGCAAGDEVDPERLASYRALVEAAESAERFARGRD from the coding sequence CTGACCGCCGACTCTCCCCTCGTGCTGCGCGTGGCCGGTCCCCTTGCCGAGGTGACCGATGCGTCCGGCACGCGGGAGGTGCGCCTGGCGCCGCGCCTGCCGGGCGGCCCGCCCGTGGCGGGCGACCACGTGGTGGTGGACGACACCGGCACCCAGGGCATCGTGCGCGAGATCCTCCCCCGCCGCACCGTGCTCGAGCGCGTCGGCAGCGGCGGGCGGGTGCGCGCCGTGGTGGCCAACGCCGACCTGCTCGTGGTGGTGGCCGCGGTGGCCGAGCCGCCGCTCGTGCCGCGCCTCATCGATCGCTACGCCGTGGCGGCCGTGGCAGGTGGCCTCGACCTCGCCGTGGTGCTCACCAAGCACGATCTGCCGCACGATGCCGATGCCGTGGCGGCCGTGGTGGCGCGCCAGCGCGCCGCCGGCCACGCGGTGCTCATCGGGTCGGCGCTCGATCCCTCGCTGGTGGCGCAGGTGCGCGAGCTCATCGACGGGCGCATCGCGGCCCTGGCCGGCCACTCGGGCGTGGGCAAGTCTACGCTCACCAGTGCCCTCACCGGGGTGCCGCGAGCCGTGGGCGAGGTGTCCGACCGGCTGGGGAGCGGTCGGCACACCACCACCGACCCCCGGCTCATCCCCCTGCCGGCAGGCGGCGCCGTGGTGGATACCGCCGGCGTGCGCTCCTTCTGGCTTCCCCCGATGGGCCCGGCGCAGATCGCCGCGGGTTTCCCGGACATCGCCGATGCCGCCGCCAGATGCCGATTCCTGGATTGCCGGCACATGGGCGATGCCGGGTGCGCGGCGGGGGACGAGGTGGATCCGGAGCGCCTGGCGTCGTACCGCGCTCTGGTGGAGGCGGCGGAATCGGCGGAGCGATTTGCGCGCGGCCGGGATTAG
- the pyrE gene encoding orotate phosphoribosyltransferase produces MSNDAERQRLAALLAERALFRESVVLASGRRSDYYLDARQVLLDPEGAHLSGCLSYPLLAPAGPRAVGGLTLGADPLVCAVSAAAYADGIHWTGFYVRKEAKKHGLQHLIEGPFIEEGTPVAIVDDVLSSGGSMLTALERARAAGAEVVAALVVVDRQEDDGRATVEAELAGVPLHALFTAQELLDL; encoded by the coding sequence ATGAGCAACGACGCCGAACGCCAGCGCCTGGCGGCCCTCCTCGCCGAGCGCGCCCTCTTCCGCGAGTCCGTCGTGCTGGCCTCGGGCCGGCGCTCGGACTACTACCTCGACGCGCGGCAGGTGCTGCTCGACCCCGAGGGCGCTCACCTCTCCGGCTGCCTGTCGTACCCGCTGCTGGCCCCCGCCGGCCCCCGCGCGGTGGGCGGCCTCACGCTGGGCGCTGACCCGCTGGTGTGCGCCGTGAGCGCCGCGGCCTACGCCGATGGCATCCACTGGACCGGCTTCTACGTGCGTAAGGAGGCCAAGAAGCACGGCCTGCAGCACTTGATCGAGGGCCCCTTCATCGAGGAGGGCACCCCGGTGGCGATCGTGGATGACGTGCTCAGCAGCGGGGGATCCATGCTCACCGCGCTCGAGCGCGCGCGCGCCGCCGGTGCCGAGGTGGTGGCCGCGCTGGTCGTGGTGGACCGCCAGGAGGACGACGGCCGCGCCACGGTGGAGGCCGAGCTGGCCGGCGTCCCGCTGCACGCCCTGTTCACCGCGCAGGAGCTGCTCGACCTCTGA
- a CDS encoding TrpB-like pyridoxal phosphate-dependent enzyme, translated as MAQHRYMLPEDRIPDHWYNITADLPSMPPPPLNPGTGEPIGPEALAAIFPMALIEQEVSAERYIPIPDPVREIYAMWRPTPLYRALGLEQALGTNCKIFYKYEGVSPAGSHKPNTSVPQAFYNKQAGVRKLSTETGAGQWGSSLSFACQHFGLECEVFMVRVSYDSKPYRRMMMETWGGTCIASPSDQTNAGRAILAENPDSSGSLGIAISEAVEVAATNDDTNYALGSVLNHVLLHQTVVGQEAKEQLEMAGAYPDVVVGCVGGGSNFSGISFPFLQDKIAGRDIRIVAVEPASCPTLTRGTYGYDFGDTAQMTPLLPMHSLGHGFIPPSIHSGGLRYHGMAPLVSHVVHTGLVEATSFSQVECFTEAVRFARAEGIIPAPEPSHAIRQVVAEVERAKEEGVEKTILFNLCGHGHFDMAAYADFLSGDMQDLDVDEGELFRASEALAALPGIA; from the coding sequence GTGGCCCAGCATCGCTACATGCTCCCCGAGGACCGGATCCCGGACCACTGGTACAACATCACGGCCGACCTGCCGTCGATGCCCCCGCCGCCACTCAACCCCGGAACCGGTGAGCCCATCGGTCCCGAGGCCCTCGCGGCGATCTTCCCGATGGCGCTCATCGAGCAGGAGGTCTCTGCCGAGCGCTACATCCCCATCCCCGATCCCGTGCGCGAGATCTACGCCATGTGGCGCCCCACGCCGCTCTACCGTGCCCTTGGCCTGGAGCAGGCGCTCGGCACGAACTGCAAGATCTTCTACAAGTACGAGGGCGTCTCGCCCGCGGGAAGCCACAAGCCGAACACCTCTGTGCCGCAGGCCTTCTACAACAAGCAGGCCGGGGTGCGGAAGCTCAGCACCGAGACCGGTGCCGGACAGTGGGGCTCATCGCTGTCGTTCGCGTGCCAGCACTTCGGGCTGGAGTGCGAGGTGTTCATGGTGCGGGTGTCGTACGACTCCAAGCCGTACCGCCGGATGATGATGGAGACCTGGGGCGGCACCTGCATCGCCAGCCCTTCCGACCAGACCAACGCCGGCCGGGCGATCCTGGCCGAGAACCCCGACTCGTCGGGAAGCCTGGGCATCGCCATCAGCGAGGCTGTGGAGGTGGCCGCCACCAACGACGACACCAACTATGCCCTGGGCTCGGTGCTCAACCACGTGCTGCTGCACCAGACCGTGGTGGGCCAGGAGGCCAAGGAGCAGCTCGAGATGGCGGGGGCCTACCCCGACGTCGTGGTGGGCTGCGTGGGCGGCGGGTCGAACTTCTCCGGCATCTCCTTCCCGTTCCTGCAGGACAAGATCGCCGGCCGCGACATCCGCATCGTCGCCGTGGAGCCCGCCTCGTGCCCCACCCTCACCCGTGGCACCTACGGCTACGACTTCGGCGACACCGCGCAGATGACCCCGCTGCTGCCCATGCACTCGCTGGGCCATGGGTTCATCCCGCCGAGCATCCACTCGGGCGGCCTGCGCTACCACGGCATGGCGCCGCTGGTGAGCCACGTGGTGCATACCGGGCTGGTGGAGGCCACGTCGTTCTCGCAGGTCGAGTGCTTCACCGAGGCCGTGCGGTTCGCCCGCGCCGAGGGCATCATCCCGGCGCCTGAGCCCTCGCACGCCATCCGCCAGGTGGTGGCCGAGGTCGAGCGCGCCAAGGAGGAGGGCGTGGAGAAGACGATCCTCTTCAACCTCTGCGGCCATGGCCACTTCGACATGGCCGCCTACGCGGACTTCCTCAGCGGCGACATGCAGGACCTCGACGTGGACGAGGGCGAGCTCTTCCGCGCCTCCGAGGCCCTGGCGGCGCTGCCGGGTATCGCCTAG
- a CDS encoding HAMP domain-containing histidine kinase — MSEDQGERRWSRFLPASYRGRIAVAIGAALVIAVVGTQLLLNVFVGTRVQQEITQQLRQQGAEIAAVARDQGYTGVAAAKRYLPGTRVVVRRDGEVVYWSDPVKVLEARAVVTDGDIEVTLERQADAGVWGEWAVPLVVGGVIVIIGAVAWWLAGLASRRLRRDASALAGQAERVAGGDMDARVEVDDTELARVATSLNAMTKQLADTDRRQREFLADVAHELRTPITAIDGFASALVDGAARTDEDRHEAAETIKEESERLCALVGDLQALTVTDLDEEVAREPVDVAECCRDVVRRLEPAAGEKGVLLRGPADGQGPVVAETNGAHVETILQNLATNAIRATPAGGIVRVTAARAQPGADADAVLEVSDTGVGIPAEHLPRIFDRMYRVDSARDRGSGGTGLGLAIVKGLTDAVGGRIEVESSPGEGSTFRLLLPLAAGDTA, encoded by the coding sequence GTGAGCGAGGATCAGGGGGAGCGCCGCTGGTCGCGGTTCCTCCCGGCGTCCTACCGCGGGCGCATCGCGGTGGCCATCGGCGCCGCGCTGGTGATCGCCGTGGTGGGCACGCAACTGCTGCTCAACGTGTTCGTGGGCACCCGCGTGCAGCAGGAGATCACGCAGCAACTGCGCCAGCAGGGCGCGGAGATCGCAGCGGTCGCGCGCGACCAGGGCTACACGGGAGTGGCCGCGGCCAAGCGGTACCTGCCCGGCACGCGCGTGGTGGTGCGGCGCGACGGCGAGGTGGTGTACTGGAGCGACCCGGTGAAGGTGCTCGAGGCCCGCGCCGTGGTGACCGACGGCGACATCGAGGTGACGCTCGAGCGCCAGGCCGACGCCGGGGTGTGGGGCGAGTGGGCGGTGCCGCTGGTGGTGGGCGGCGTGATCGTGATCATCGGCGCGGTGGCGTGGTGGCTCGCGGGGCTCGCCAGCCGACGGCTGCGCCGCGACGCCTCGGCGCTGGCGGGGCAGGCCGAGCGCGTGGCGGGCGGCGACATGGATGCCCGGGTGGAGGTCGATGACACCGAGCTCGCGCGCGTGGCCACCTCGCTCAACGCCATGACCAAGCAGCTGGCCGACACCGACCGCCGTCAGCGGGAGTTCCTCGCCGACGTGGCGCATGAGCTGCGCACGCCCATCACGGCGATCGACGGGTTCGCATCGGCGCTGGTGGACGGCGCGGCGCGCACCGATGAGGATCGCCATGAGGCCGCGGAGACCATCAAGGAGGAGTCCGAGCGCCTGTGCGCCCTGGTGGGCGACCTGCAGGCGCTCACCGTGACCGACCTCGACGAGGAGGTCGCGCGCGAGCCGGTGGACGTGGCGGAGTGCTGCCGCGACGTCGTTCGCCGCCTCGAGCCGGCGGCGGGGGAGAAGGGCGTGCTGCTGCGTGGTCCCGCCGACGGGCAGGGCCCGGTGGTGGCCGAGACGAACGGGGCGCACGTGGAGACGATTCTGCAGAACCTGGCCACCAACGCCATCCGCGCCACGCCGGCCGGGGGCATCGTGCGCGTGACGGCCGCGCGGGCGCAGCCGGGGGCGGACGCCGACGCCGTGCTCGAGGTCTCTGATACCGGGGTGGGCATACCCGCCGAGCACCTTCCGCGTATCTTCGACCGCATGTATCGGGTGGATAGCGCCCGCGACCGGGGATCCGGCGGCACTGGCCTGGGCCTCGCGATCGTCAAGGGACTCACCGACGCCGTGGGCGGGCGCATCGAGGTCGAGAGCTCCCCGGGGGAGGGCAGCACCTTCCGCCTGCTGCTTCCCCTCGCCGCAGGAGATACCGCATGA